The proteins below come from a single Triticum aestivum cultivar Chinese Spring chromosome 5D, IWGSC CS RefSeq v2.1, whole genome shotgun sequence genomic window:
- the LOC123119177 gene encoding anaphase-promoting complex subunit 5, translating to MNVFAGVGGSAGEGGGAGAGTGPAARDADFGALLELTPHKMAVCHLVQVFAPPAQQQQAPPFPFDSVAHHNRLGLFLFALTRSCEDFLEPPLEQLLRQLKAIDDLVNGWLCEQLTTTLAGLNSPDDLFNFFDKLRGVLTSPEGGNVEDEFLDPNSQLGVFLRCCILAFNSMTFEGVCHLLANLVAYCNSADASYDLAEDEDFNGEIEMSDPMDADIGVRSGVFDRYTQGYATESHMGESSSSLIHAPISLHNFDEADIFKAEDNPTCLRSRWQLEAYLNQQADVLEKDPSSVPLNSFNNTMTQLQTLAPELHRVQFLQYLNALCHDDYVASLDHLHRYFDYSAGMQGLFSRSLSPHQDNIVGKYESALLCLGNLHCYFGHPKKALEAFTEAVRVSQMNNDDSCLAYILGAISNLLSKIGISSTVGLIGSRYSLGNNIGLGTPLSIQQQLLVLLKRSLKRADMLKLTSLLSFDHISLAKFDLKHVQRPLVSFGPNGSTKLRTCPADVCKNLRLSSHVLSDFGTDGLSIANDNGSFSTSWLRNLSDASSSWRSSSTKPRKLITNDFDNFHFHAQPSPIPTSVLQLAGSAYLMRATAWEHYGSAPMVRMNTLVYATCFADAASSSELSLAYVKLIEQLAVFKGYSAAFCALKLAEEKFPSSTNSQIHLLKMQLLHERALHRGHLRIAQQICDEFGVLSSSVSGVDIELKTEASLRRARTLLAAKQFSQAAAVANSLFTTCYKYNMQVENASVLLLLAEIHRKSDNAVLGLPYALASQSFCKSFNLDLLEASATLTLAELWLALGSNHAKRALSLVYQSLPMILGHGGLELRARSQIVLAKCHLTDPEFSVSEDPCAVLDPLNQAAEDLQVLEYHEMAAEVYYLKAMTYNHLGKEYEREEAAARFKEHVTALENPRDEEDSLVY from the exons atgaATGTGTTTGCGGGTGTTGGCGGCAGCGCGGGggagggcggcggggcgggcgcGGGGACCGGTCCGGCGGCGAGGGACGCGGACTTTGGGGCGCTGCTGGAGCTGACGCCGCACAAGATGGCGGTGTGCCACCTCGTGCAGGTCTTCGCGCCGCCGGCGCAGCAGCAGCAGGCCCCGCCCTTCCCCTTCGACTCCGTCGCCCACCACAACCGCCTCGGCCTCTTCCTCTTCGCCCTCACCCGC TCATGTGAGGATTTTCTGGAACCGCCGCTGGAACAGCTTTTAAGGCAGTTGAAGGCGATAGATGATTTAGTTAATGGTTGGCTTTGTGAGCAGTTGACAACCACACTGGCTGGGCTTAACTCACCAGACGATTTGTTCAACTTTTTTGATAAGCTGAGAG GTGTGCTCACTTCACCAGAGGGTGGAAATGTGGAAGATGAATTTCTGGACCCAAATAGCCAGCTTGGAGTTTTTCTTCGTTGCTGTATACTGGCCTTCAATTCCATGACTTTTGAG GGTGTCTGCCATCTGTTGGCAAATCTTGTGGCGTACTGTAACTCCGCTGACGCTTCATATGATTTGGCAGAAGATGAGGACTTTAATGGTGAAATAGAAATGAGCGACCCGATGGATGCAGATATAGGGGTTAGATCTGGTGTATTTGACAGATATACTCAAGGCTATGCCACTGAGAGCCATATGGGGGAGAGCTCTTCGTCTCTAATCCATGCACCTATCTCACTTCATAATTTTGATGAAG CCGATATTTTCAAAGCAGAGGATAATCCAACTTGTCTGAGATCAAGGTGGCAATTGGAAGCATATCTGAACCAGCAAGCTGATGTTCTTGAAAA GGATCCCAGCTCGGTGCCTTTGAATTCATTTAACAACACTATGACACAGCTTCAGACATTAGCTCCGGAGCTTCATCGT GTCCAATTCTTGCAATACTTGAATGCTCTTTGCCATGATGACTATGTTGCTTCATTAGACCATCTTCACCGCTATTTTGATTACAG TGCTGGGATGCAAGGACTTTTCAGTCGTTCTTTATCTCCCCACCAAGATAATATTGTCGGAAAGTATGAGAGTGCTCTGCTCTGCTTAGGCAACTTGCATTGTTATTTTGGACATCCAAAGAAAGCCCTAGAG GCATTCACAGAAGCAGTGCGTGTTTCTCAAATG AACAATGATGATTCATGCCTTGCATATATATTAGGAGCCATTTCGAATCTATTATCAAAGATAGGAATATCAAGCACAGTTGGACTAATTGGTTCTCGATATTCCCTTGGAAACAATATTGGACTGGGCACGCCATTGTCCATTCAGCAGCAGCTGCTTGTTCTTTTGAAGCGATCCCTTAAGAGAGCTGATATGCTGAAACTCACAAGCTTACTATCCTTTGATCACATCTCTCTTGCAAAATTTGATTTGAAG CATGTCCAAAGACCGTTGGTGTCCTTTGGCCCTAATGGTTCTACAAAGCTTAGAACATGTCCTGCAGATGTCTGCAAG AATTTGAGATTAAGTTCCCACGTGCTGTCCGACTTTGGCACAGATGGCTTATCAATTGCGAATGATAATGGTAGTTTCAGCACGTCATGGCTTAGGAATCTGTCTGATGCTTCCAGTTCTTGGCGTAGTAGTTCAACAAAGCCTAGAAAACTTATTACAAATGACTTTGACAATTTCCACTTTCATGCACAACCAAGTCCAATACCTACATCAGTATTGCAATTAGCTGGCTCAGCATATTTGATGAGGGCCACTGCCTGGGAGCACTATGGAAG TGCTCCGATGGTTCGAATGAATACGTTGGTCTATGCAACCTGCTTTGCTGATGCTGCAAG TTCATCGGAGCTGTCACTGGCATATGTCAAGTTAATTGAACAGTTAGCAGTCTTCAAAGGATATTCAG CGGCATTCTGTGCGCTCAAGCTTGCCGAAGAGAAGTTCCCATCCTCGACGAATTCACAGATCCACCTTCTCAAAATGCAATTGCTACATGAACGTGCCCTGCATCG AGGACACCTGAGAATTGCGCAACAAATCTGTGATGAATTTGGGGTGCTCTCATCTTCTGTCAGTGGAGTAGACATTGAGCTAAAGACTGAAGCTAGTCTACGGCGTGCCCGCACGTTACTCGCTGCAAAACAGTTTAGCCAG GCAGCAGCTGTGGCGAATTCCCTTTTCACTACATGCTACAAGTACAACATGCAAGTAGAGAATGCAAGTGTCCTTTTGTTACTTGCCGAAATACATAGA AAGTCCGACAACGCGGTCCTTGGCCTCCCTTACGCATTAGCCAGCCAATCGTTTTGCAAATCGTTTAATTTGGATCTGCTTGAAGCTTCAGCCACACTTACTCTCGCTGAACTGTGGCTAGCTCTTGGATCTAACCACGCGAAGAGGGCCTTAAGTCTTGTTTATCAAAGCCTTCCTATGATTCTTGGCCATGGCGGTCTTGAGCTGCGTGCTCGGTCTCAGATAGTCTTAGCAAAATGTCATTTAACTGATCCAGAATTTTCAG TTTCTGAAGATCCTTGTGCTGTTCTGGACCCTCTAAATCAAGCGGCTGAAGATCTGCAGGTTTTAGAG TACCATGAGATGGCGGCAGAGGTGTACTATCTCAAGGCGATGACGTATAACCACCTGGGCAAGGAATATGAGAGGGAGGAAGCCGCGGCTCGTTTCAAGGAGCACGTCACTGCCCTCGAGAACCCGCGCGACGAGGAGGATTCACTTGTTTACTGA
- the LOC123119178 gene encoding basic leucine zipper 23: protein MDDGDLDFSNPEAYLDTGADLPGGGCSMDSYFDEYLNDTEHLACTHTHTCNPPVDDSSHTHTCVHVHTKIVSASSDGGADSPAENSGASKKRPSGNRAAVRKYREKKKAHTALLEEEVVQLKALNKQLLKKLQNHAALEAEAARLRCLLVDIRGRIDGEIGTFPYQRPVKNGDLVSGVDQGGFLGSAQVMNSCDFRCNDQMYCNPGMQMRAMGDDGAMSGQVFGQGTGDIANIQCMGGAKSGFTMPPGCGGMGTMPSGCLPGSEKQ from the coding sequence ATGGATGATGGGGACCTCGATTTCTCCAACCCAGAGGCGTACCTGGACACCGGCGCCGATCTGCCCGGCGGTGGCTGCTCCATGGACAGCTACTTTGATGAATACCTCAACGACACAGAGCACCTTGCCTGCACTCATACCCACACCTGCAACCCGCCCGTCGACGACAGTTCACACACCCACACCTGCGTCCACGTCCACACCAAGATCGTCTCGGCGTCGTCCGATGGCGGCGCCGACTCCCCGGCCGAGAACAGCGGTGCCTCCAAGAAGCGGCCGTCTGGCAACCGCGCAGCCGTGAGGAAGTACCGGGAGAAGAAGAAGGCCCACACGGCGCTGCTGGAGGAAGAGGTGGTTCAGTTGAAGGCTCTGAACAAGCAGCTGCTGAAGAAGCTTCAGAATCACGCGGCACTTGAGGCCGAGGCTGCCAGGCTCCGCTGCCTGCTTGTTGATATCAGGGGGAGAATCGACGGGGAGATTGGCACTTTCCCTTACCAGCGGCCTGTGAAGAACGGCGATTTGGTTTCTGGTGTTGATCAGGGGGGGTTTCTTGGCAGTGCCCAGGTTATGAACTCGTGTGATTTCAGATGCAACGATCAGATGTATTGCAATCCAGGAATGCAGATGAGAGCAATGGGTGATGATGGTGCTATGAGTGGTCAGGTATTTGGGCAAGGCACTGGGGATATTGCAAACATCCAATGCATGGGGGGTGCCAAATCTGGATTCACAATGCCCCCAGGCTGTGGGGGTATGGGGACAATGCCTTCTGGCTGCTTACCCGGTTCTGAAAAGCAATGA